The Garra rufa chromosome 23, GarRuf1.0, whole genome shotgun sequence genome includes a region encoding these proteins:
- the LOC141299630 gene encoding caspase-7-like, translating to MFSCKIPFTANKRMKNRALIVSVENFYPGTGLGKRKGAKKDTQRLHKILSKLGFSVAIRMDIEADEIYEAFKAESKEAGKDCFVGVISSHGEEGVVFGADGCAVKLAEIYSYFGGPSMADKSKLFLIQACRGHELDGGAEVETDSSFSQDEDGMSELFSIPIDTAVMYATSPGYGAFMHPLGSVLIQTLCDLLENEGGPDLEITRLLTRLNYQVAYNFESRGKNFGGKKQMPCFVTRFTREVFPFMDRKMTAAEDSSLSFAATQLIDEPRRSRKSSIS from the exons ATGTTTTCTTGTAAAATTCCTTTCACAGCAAACAAGAGAATGAAGAACAGGGCGTTGATAGTGTCTGTGGAGAACTTCTATCCAGGTACAGGTCTGGGCAAGAGGAAAGGTGCGAAGAAAGACACTCAAAGACTTCACAAAATCCTCAGCAAGCTCGGCTTCTCTGTGGCCATCAGAATGGACATCGAAGCAGATGAGATCTATGAAGCATTTAAAGCAG AGAGCAAAGAGGCGGGTAAAGACTGTTTTGTGGGCGTCATATCCAGTCATGGCGAGGAGGGTGTTGTGTTCGGCGCTGACGGATGTGCTGTGAAACTGGCTGAGATCTACAGCTACTTTGGAGGCCCGTCAATGGCAGACAAGAGCAAACTCTTCCTGATTCAG GCGTGTCGAGGACATGAGTTGGATGGAGGTGCGGAGGTGGAGACAGACTCTTCATTCTCACAGGACGAGGACGGCATGTCTGAGCTGTTTTCCATTCCTATTGACACAGCGGTCATGTACGCCACATCTCCAG GTTACGGTGCATTCATGCATCCTCTGGGCTCGGTGTTGATTCAAACCCTTTGCGATTTGCTAGAAAATGAAGGAGGTCCAGATCTGGAGATCACAAGACTTCTGACTCGACTAAACTACCAGGTGGCCTACAACTTTGAATCGAGAGGGAAAAATTTTGGCGGCAAGAAGCAGATGCCATGTTTTGTGACTCGCTTTACCAGAGAGGTCTTCCCGTTCATGGACAGAAAGATGACAGCAGCAGAAGATTCGAGCTTGAGCTTTGCAGCAACGCAGCTTATCGATGAACCCAGAAGGTCACGGAAGAGCTCCATCAGCTGA